In Paenibacillus algicola, a genomic segment contains:
- a CDS encoding extracellular solute-binding protein, whose amino-acid sequence MKKGSVLKKMLLLTLALPLLASCTGSKPLKLEGGVTEQVVEIVVWDKPFAGSADKPYYDLMFHEFERLYPHIRVIHMEAAYQKEREQFMTAVAGGEQPDLYNAAFPDMETYIDQGIPADITELWEAYPDRIHYSPIAMDTASQRGRVYGIPNLMYVTALAYNKRIFQEQQLQPEEVLQDWDTFAKAARDLKDASKDRYGYAILGTEWADWFYEYYVWQAGGDLTRRHADGSVELTFNSEAAVRALEYYQDLRFQYDAIQPDVLQSLDDSKKDFYFGRAATMIVASNWFGEMRESGVHLEDIGIAMFPAGPAGVSLSQVGGGIWIFNPKASSEKQQAAFTYATFMTSKYAHEEMLRFQQEQGKLPNLLSYRDDVNPAIYAEGMPGELVRSIQQAAEQSRLEYFLKSRLSPYVSKAVQEALLHEEADPYELLTRAQEQAEKEVVQQYNEDIR is encoded by the coding sequence ATGAAGAAGGGCTCCGTTTTGAAAAAAATGCTGCTCCTAACGCTCGCTCTTCCTCTGCTTGCCTCCTGTACAGGCAGCAAGCCCTTGAAGCTGGAGGGCGGCGTGACAGAGCAAGTGGTCGAGATTGTCGTCTGGGATAAGCCATTTGCAGGCTCGGCGGACAAGCCGTACTATGATTTGATGTTTCATGAGTTCGAGAGGCTGTATCCCCATATTCGGGTCATTCACATGGAAGCTGCCTACCAAAAGGAACGTGAGCAGTTTATGACGGCAGTGGCCGGCGGTGAGCAGCCGGATTTGTATAATGCTGCCTTTCCGGATATGGAAACGTATATCGACCAGGGCATTCCAGCAGATATCACAGAGCTGTGGGAGGCGTATCCGGACCGTATTCATTACTCGCCGATTGCTATGGATACGGCATCCCAGCGGGGCAGGGTGTACGGCATTCCGAACCTGATGTATGTGACTGCTCTTGCCTATAACAAGCGGATCTTTCAGGAGCAGCAGCTTCAGCCGGAGGAGGTGCTGCAGGACTGGGATACCTTCGCCAAGGCGGCCCGGGACCTGAAGGATGCTTCAAAGGATCGTTACGGCTATGCCATTCTGGGCACAGAGTGGGCCGACTGGTTCTATGAGTATTATGTGTGGCAGGCCGGAGGCGATCTGACCCGGCGGCATGCGGACGGAAGTGTGGAGCTAACGTTTAATTCCGAGGCGGCGGTCAGAGCACTGGAATACTACCAGGATCTGAGATTTCAATATGATGCGATACAGCCCGATGTGCTTCAGAGCTTGGATGACAGCAAAAAGGATTTCTACTTCGGTCGTGCTGCGACAATGATTGTGGCCTCGAACTGGTTTGGAGAGATGCGGGAGTCGGGGGTACATCTGGAGGATATCGGAATTGCTATGTTTCCTGCGGGGCCTGCCGGCGTATCGCTGTCCCAGGTTGGCGGGGGCATCTGGATCTTTAATCCGAAGGCTTCCAGTGAGAAGCAGCAGGCCGCCTTCACGTATGCGACCTTCATGACCTCCAAGTATGCCCACGAGGAAATGCTGCGCTTTCAGCAGGAGCAGGGGAAGCTGCCTAATCTGCTGTCCTACCGGGATGATGTGAACCCGGCGATCTATGCTGAGGGTATGCCGGGGGAGTTGGTCCGAAGCATTCAGCAGGCGGCTGAGCAGAGCAGGCTGGAGTATTTTTTGAAATCAAGATTGAGCCCATATGTCTCAAAGGCCGTGCAGGAAGCATTGCTGCACGAGGAGGCAGACCCTTACGAGCTGCTCACAAGAGCGCAGGAACAGGCGGAGAAGGAAGTGGTTCAGCAGTATAATGAAGACATCCGGTGA
- a CDS encoding response regulator, whose protein sequence is MNIMVLDDEPIIRQGIIHKITQTGLPVTVIAEAGDGVQGLQLMKSVKPDLILTDIHMPGIDGLEFIRQARLLDSEVQVVIITGFDNFDYAKQAIKYGVANYMVKPLEEEELYATLSSLLERKEAEHQTVQMIQELRSVAETSQEAFRQQALTQFLQEEDFVTATAELEELARHGAYFTAVVIQLESFKVPHQSFGSQEESLLWFAIKNIVTERFLSNSIQGILVHHSLRRFELVYVLGLRKGQDKAGVTSALESISFGIRKYLRLEATIGVGPYQEQITRVQESYREAKQIARNSILHGSSRIYQTPTITSTGKEAQRKSFISQEDIRLLEDWLGKWERDKIHKWIERRLGAIVQEPSSSYVMVEWFCVDLYLFLNKYWLVHADNSKWAIGELTDLQRELEQTTAWQDIVDMMNKLVTNMIGLLSHTSNLDGKEIMEAVRVYLEQHYAEPIQLSVIAERFFIHPNYFSKRFKEKYGESFVDYLNGLRMKEAARLLVETDLKIREISERVGFEDAAYFGSVFRKRFKMTPGQYREQSSDQT, encoded by the coding sequence ATGAACATCATGGTATTGGATGACGAGCCGATCATACGCCAGGGCATTATTCACAAGATTACCCAGACCGGTCTGCCGGTCACGGTGATTGCGGAAGCGGGAGACGGTGTACAGGGGCTTCAGCTGATGAAAAGTGTCAAGCCGGACCTGATCCTGACAGATATTCACATGCCGGGCATCGACGGACTGGAATTTATTCGGCAGGCCCGGCTGCTCGACAGCGAGGTCCAGGTCGTCATTATTACGGGCTTCGATAACTTTGACTATGCGAAGCAGGCGATCAAGTACGGGGTAGCCAATTACATGGTGAAGCCGCTGGAGGAAGAGGAGCTGTACGCCACGCTGTCGAGTCTGCTGGAGCGCAAGGAAGCGGAACACCAGACGGTGCAGATGATCCAGGAGCTTCGAAGCGTAGCGGAGACCAGCCAGGAGGCGTTCCGGCAACAGGCGCTGACGCAGTTTCTGCAGGAGGAGGATTTCGTGACAGCCACCGCGGAGCTGGAGGAGCTTGCGAGGCATGGAGCCTATTTTACAGCCGTTGTCATTCAGCTGGAGTCGTTCAAGGTGCCGCATCAGTCCTTCGGGTCCCAGGAGGAGAGTCTGCTCTGGTTTGCAATCAAGAATATTGTCACAGAGCGGTTTCTTTCCAACAGCATCCAGGGCATTCTGGTGCATCACTCGCTGCGGCGCTTTGAGCTGGTTTACGTTCTGGGTCTGCGAAAAGGACAGGATAAGGCGGGCGTAACCTCTGCGCTGGAATCCATCTCTTTCGGCATTCGCAAGTATTTGCGCCTTGAAGCGACCATTGGTGTAGGGCCTTATCAGGAGCAGATTACGCGCGTGCAGGAAAGCTACCGGGAGGCGAAGCAGATCGCTCGTAATTCGATTTTGCACGGAAGCAGCCGAATCTATCAGACCCCGACGATCACCTCTACCGGGAAGGAGGCTCAGCGCAAATCCTTTATCAGTCAAGAGGATATCAGGCTGCTGGAGGACTGGCTGGGCAAATGGGAAAGAGACAAAATCCATAAATGGATTGAACGCCGCCTGGGCGCCATTGTGCAGGAGCCGTCCTCCAGCTATGTCATGGTCGAGTGGTTCTGTGTTGATCTGTACCTGTTCCTGAACAAATACTGGCTGGTCCATGCCGACAACTCCAAGTGGGCGATTGGGGAGCTGACGGATCTGCAGCGCGAGCTGGAGCAGACGACGGCGTGGCAGGACATTGTAGATATGATGAACAAGCTCGTTACGAATATGATCGGGCTGCTCTCCCACACCAGCAATTTGGATGGCAAGGAGATTATGGAGGCAGTGCGTGTGTATTTGGAGCAGCATTATGCCGAGCCGATTCAGCTTTCGGTCATTGCAGAGCGTTTTTTCATCCATCCGAATTATTTCTCCAAGCGGTTTAAGGAGAAGTACGGTGAATCCTTTGTCGATTACTTGAATGGATTGCGGATGAAGGAGGCCGCCCGGCTGCTGGTGGAAACAGACCTCAAAATCCGGGAAATCAGCGAGCGGGTGGGATTTGAGGATGCTGCCTACTTCGGCAGTGTGTTCCGCAAGCGGTTCAAGATGACACCGGGACAATACCGGGAGCAGAGCTCCGATCAGACCTAA
- a CDS encoding cache domain-containing sensor histidine kinase has translation MSSVSRYIGKSLYRKILLSYLLIVLCIVFVLVFDFYFRTAEDLRTQAVDHQVRMTQQAASTLNANLTNVKSFAWNYFGDFDFHQFVMGMGTDPEGQSSYRGKISNFVYNHPIVTNVVILQQDGFSLRVGGLVSTTIAQNEMQRLTDAAIEAEGKGLWLPTDMYNPNTAGEPPGYTLSYVQAIRNISLTSPGRVIGVMVFTLSPEALAQWLSESESSVGSRTYLVDKQQGTIVYSREMEERGAVIVPAEEIALQQGQLKGHYFREQNSGGQLIVFENLGQTGWAVVSEIPSRQLTLSIDDFTTRTIWIGAFTLLISMLLAGFISSRTINPLKLLSKGMKSIEKGNYSVELPVRTEDEVGYLSASFNRMTREINRLISKVYEAEIVKKNAEIKSLQSQINPHFLYNTLGVIDSIASMQGDDRVSFISRSLAKMFRYNISGDDISSLDAEFEQIRLYLAIQKIRFDHRLDYSIYLEPGLEQVPIPKLLFQPLVENSVNHGISRSLEGGIVRLEAISGEEDEVQVKIWNNGLPIDAERQEWLSGLLQDASQEDGGAPRGASSSIGLSNVQSRIQMLYGRQCGITFSSDAEYGTTFTLRIKTCLPDQEG, from the coding sequence ATGTCTTCGGTGAGCCGTTATATCGGCAAATCGCTTTATCGCAAAATTTTACTGTCTTACCTGCTTATTGTCCTGTGTATCGTATTCGTACTCGTATTTGATTTCTACTTCCGGACCGCAGAGGACTTGAGGACCCAGGCCGTGGATCATCAGGTTCGCATGACACAGCAGGCCGCTTCGACGCTGAATGCCAATCTGACGAACGTCAAAAGCTTTGCCTGGAACTATTTCGGGGATTTTGACTTTCATCAGTTTGTGATGGGTATGGGGACCGATCCGGAAGGGCAAAGCTCGTATCGCGGCAAAATCTCCAACTTTGTGTACAATCATCCCATTGTGACCAATGTCGTGATCCTGCAGCAGGATGGCTTCTCTCTCCGGGTGGGTGGACTGGTATCGACGACCATTGCCCAGAATGAGATGCAGCGTCTGACTGACGCCGCGATAGAGGCGGAAGGCAAAGGGCTGTGGCTGCCTACCGATATGTACAATCCGAATACAGCAGGGGAGCCGCCGGGCTATACGCTGTCCTATGTGCAAGCGATCCGCAACATTTCCTTAACTTCCCCGGGCCGGGTCATCGGGGTGATGGTGTTCACGCTATCTCCGGAAGCGCTTGCGCAGTGGCTCAGTGAGAGTGAGTCGTCCGTAGGCAGCCGCACATATCTCGTGGATAAGCAGCAGGGGACTATTGTCTATTCGCGGGAGATGGAGGAGCGCGGCGCAGTGATTGTGCCGGCGGAGGAAATCGCGCTGCAGCAAGGCCAGCTGAAGGGACACTATTTCAGAGAGCAGAACTCCGGCGGCCAGCTGATTGTCTTTGAGAATCTGGGCCAGACGGGCTGGGCGGTCGTCTCGGAAATTCCGTCCCGGCAGCTGACGCTGTCCATTGATGATTTTACGACGAGGACGATCTGGATCGGGGCCTTTACGCTGCTCATCTCTATGCTGCTGGCGGGATTCATATCCTCTCGCACGATTAATCCGCTCAAGCTGCTCAGCAAGGGAATGAAATCCATCGAGAAGGGAAATTACTCCGTGGAGCTTCCGGTTCGTACCGAGGACGAGGTTGGATATTTAAGCGCTTCCTTTAACCGGATGACCCGGGAAATTAATCGCTTGATCAGCAAGGTGTACGAGGCTGAAATTGTGAAAAAGAATGCGGAGATCAAATCGCTGCAATCTCAGATCAACCCTCATTTTTTGTACAACACCTTGGGTGTCATTGACAGCATTGCCTCCATGCAGGGAGATGACCGGGTTTCCTTTATTAGCAGGTCGCTCGCCAAGATGTTTCGCTATAACATCAGCGGGGATGATATTTCAAGCCTGGATGCCGAATTCGAGCAGATTCGACTGTACCTGGCCATTCAGAAGATCCGCTTTGACCACCGCCTGGATTATTCCATCTATCTGGAGCCCGGTCTGGAGCAGGTGCCGATCCCGAAGCTGCTGTTTCAGCCGCTGGTGGAAAACAGTGTGAATCATGGCATCAGCCGCAGCCTGGAAGGGGGCATCGTCCGTCTGGAAGCTATTTCCGGCGAAGAGGACGAGGTGCAGGTAAAAATATGGAACAATGGTCTTCCCATTGACGCCGAGCGGCAGGAGTGGCTGAGCGGTCTTTTGCAGGACGCCAGCCAGGAGGATGGCGGGGCACCAAGAGGTGCCTCCTCCTCCATAGGTTTAAGCAATGTGCAGTCCCGCATTCAGATGCTGTACGGTCGTCAATGCGGCATTACGTTTAGCAGTGATGCGGAATACGGGACAACGTTTACCTTGAGGATCAAGACCTGTTTGCCGGATCAGGAGGGATGA
- a CDS encoding SEC-C metal-binding domain-containing protein, with protein MEKIGRNDACHCGSGKKYKKCCMEKDRRSGGPRRHVEPSQEEKLAMLNAPSSLDELTARIGQMKWDQNSYRELAEELFPQLFHDYEYNEPEKLFYLYNALIIWNGFCRKEAPKFRKAGGFKAALDQLCTKALDIPATQNELAAKHDVAATTLAKCSTQLQQFMGQLGQAG; from the coding sequence TTGGAAAAGATAGGTAGAAATGATGCCTGTCACTGCGGCAGCGGCAAAAAATATAAAAAATGCTGTATGGAGAAAGATCGCCGTTCAGGTGGACCCCGGCGTCATGTCGAACCTTCACAGGAAGAGAAGCTGGCCATGCTCAACGCTCCTTCCAGCCTGGATGAGCTAACAGCCCGGATCGGCCAGATGAAGTGGGACCAGAATTCCTATCGGGAGCTGGCTGAAGAATTGTTCCCTCAGCTGTTCCACGATTACGAATATAATGAGCCGGAGAAGCTGTTCTATCTTTATAACGCGCTGATCATCTGGAACGGCTTTTGCCGCAAGGAAGCTCCGAAGTTCCGCAAAGCGGGCGGCTTCAAGGCCGCGCTGGACCAGCTGTGCACGAAGGCGCTCGATATCCCGGCAACGCAGAATGAGCTCGCAGCCAAGCATGATGTAGCGGCCACAACGCTTGCCAAATGCTCGACTCAGCTGCAGCAATTCATGGGACAGCTTGGACAAGCGGGTTAA
- a CDS encoding sulfurtransferase: MSFRVKKQWLLARLYEPDLVIVDCRFALGKADAGRHAYEESHIPRAVYLDLERNLSAPVTDHGGRHPLPDAEHMAKVFGQAGISRDSRVVIYDDQNGMVASRLWWMLRFTGHQQTYVLEEGFTAWSQAGYPVTADLPVVIPATYDVELQGEMVADVEQVRKASLTGSATLIDSREPSRYLGLEEPIDAAAGHIPGAVNYFWKDLLTQQGSWKSPEEWSNHFQELPKDQELIIYCGSGVSACPNVLALLESGFTHVKLYPGSWSDWISYAGNTVATGEE; the protein is encoded by the coding sequence ATGAGCTTCAGAGTGAAGAAGCAATGGCTCCTTGCCCGGCTGTATGAGCCGGATCTTGTCATTGTGGATTGTCGATTTGCATTGGGGAAGGCCGATGCTGGCCGGCATGCTTACGAGGAGTCCCATATTCCACGGGCCGTTTATTTGGATCTGGAAAGGAATTTGTCTGCTCCGGTGACAGACCACGGCGGCAGACACCCTCTGCCAGATGCGGAGCACATGGCGAAGGTATTCGGCCAGGCCGGAATAAGTCGTGACAGCCGCGTCGTCATTTACGATGACCAGAACGGCATGGTCGCAAGCCGCCTTTGGTGGATGCTGCGATTCACAGGTCATCAACAGACCTATGTGCTGGAGGAAGGCTTTACCGCCTGGAGTCAGGCTGGGTACCCGGTCACGGCCGATCTGCCGGTCGTCATACCGGCGACCTATGACGTGGAGCTTCAGGGTGAGATGGTGGCTGACGTGGAGCAGGTCCGTAAGGCCTCCCTCACCGGCAGCGCCACCCTGATCGATTCCCGCGAGCCGAGCCGCTATCTCGGCCTGGAAGAGCCCATTGATGCAGCAGCCGGCCACATTCCAGGAGCCGTCAACTACTTCTGGAAAGACCTGCTCACGCAGCAGGGCTCCTGGAAGAGCCCGGAGGAGTGGTCCAACCACTTCCAGGAGCTCCCGAAGGACCAGGAGCTTATCATCTACTGCGGCTCCGGCGTATCCGCCTGCCCCAACGTCCTGGCCCTCCTGGAATCCGGCTTCACCCACGTGAAGCTGTATCCGGGAAGCTGGAGCGACTGGATTAGCTATGCGGGGAATACGGTGGCTACGGGAGAGGAATAG
- a CDS encoding reverse transcriptase family protein has translation MTQIRKKHELDQCALYKCKSKRKLAYYLKIDYEKLKTISNITLYHSFSLQKNDGDPRLITAPKAELKKLQKRILRLLEKVKRPDYLISGEKGKSYLNNALTHQHSDYFLTIDIRKFYDNCKREYVYNFFIKMLQTSKDVACILTDIITFDNKIPTGCPTSQMLAYYAYFDMFTELKEISQRFNSIFTLYVDDMTFSSKTSFNPKALANEVDIVLRKYGHRPKYKKVKYFSKEDFKLVTGVVITKEHALTVPNRLREKIYTGSMAEKERLYTYNPREISKRIKKLRSIKGQVQAAKNIQKTIFPEIDRLIDDKLLDISSHTR, from the coding sequence ATGACACAAATAAGGAAGAAACATGAACTTGACCAATGTGCTTTATACAAATGTAAAAGTAAACGAAAGTTAGCATATTATTTAAAGATTGATTATGAAAAACTGAAAACCATCTCTAACATCACCCTATATCATTCATTCTCTCTACAAAAAAACGATGGTGATCCAAGATTAATAACAGCACCAAAAGCGGAACTTAAAAAGCTTCAAAAAAGAATTCTTAGGCTCCTAGAAAAAGTAAAGCGTCCTGACTATCTCATCTCTGGAGAAAAAGGAAAAAGTTATTTAAATAACGCCTTGACCCACCAACACTCCGATTACTTTCTAACAATCGATATTCGAAAGTTTTATGATAACTGCAAAAGAGAGTATGTATACAATTTTTTCATAAAAATGCTACAGACCTCAAAAGATGTTGCTTGTATACTAACTGATATTATCACTTTCGATAACAAAATCCCCACTGGTTGCCCCACTAGCCAAATGCTTGCCTATTACGCCTATTTTGATATGTTTACGGAACTCAAAGAAATTTCCCAACGATTTAACTCTATATTTACTTTGTATGTAGATGATATGACTTTTTCCAGCAAAACATCCTTTAATCCAAAAGCATTAGCTAATGAAGTCGATATTGTGTTAAGAAAATATGGTCACAGACCAAAATATAAAAAAGTTAAATATTTTTCCAAAGAAGACTTCAAGTTAGTTACAGGTGTAGTCATAACAAAAGAACACGCATTAACTGTTCCTAACAGGCTTCGAGAAAAAATATATACAGGATCTATGGCTGAGAAAGAAAGATTATATACATACAATCCGCGTGAAATAAGTAAGAGGATAAAAAAGCTTCGATCTATAAAAGGACAAGTTCAAGCAGCCAAAAACATTCAGAAAACCATATTCCCTGAAATTGATCGATTGATTGACGATAAATTGCTAGATATATCTTCTCATACACGTTGA
- a CDS encoding helix-turn-helix domain-containing protein — MIGEVLKRTRTIYGYNATEMSLKLGISKSYLSEIENNKKQPSLEILQKYSDIYGIKLSSLILLSEDYNDASKTSNSQEFVKKLMMRFINFMSKERDDDDTNKEET, encoded by the coding sequence ATGATTGGAGAAGTGCTCAAACGGACGCGAACAATATATGGATACAACGCAACTGAGATGAGTCTAAAATTGGGTATTTCCAAAAGTTATTTATCTGAAATTGAAAATAATAAAAAACAACCTTCTCTTGAAATACTTCAAAAATATTCAGATATTTATGGAATAAAACTTTCTTCTCTCATACTCTTAAGTGAAGATTATAATGATGCATCAAAAACCAGTAATTCTCAAGAATTTGTCAAAAAACTTATGATGCGTTTTATTAACTTTATGTCTAAAGAGAGGGATGACGATGACACAAATAAGGAAGAAACATGA
- a CDS encoding IS3 family transposase has translation MEIAQKYIGQGHNINFVLRVLEVERSTYYAHVNRIQQEAKSIHRVGRPAPGYSYTQDGKHVSDEQISEWITEFLAGEGAAYGYRKLTVLLRRRYKLRINKKKVYRLCKLMDVLRPQRKIILKYPKRLANNRVITASNQLWEVDIKYGWIHGEQRFFFLLMSIIDVFDRAIVTYHIGLTCEAKHLVQITQEALMKRQLFDQADKPVIRSDKGPQFISNRFAEVCTEFGMVHERIPPKTPNKNAHIESYHAIIELECYRRNEFDTYPQAYEMVIQFIQDYNQIRLHGSIYDFSPYEYMKAVKDGTVKPKQVKV, from the coding sequence ATAGAGATTGCCCAGAAATACATTGGACAAGGGCATAACATCAACTTTGTACTGCGTGTATTAGAGGTCGAACGTTCTACGTATTATGCACATGTGAATAGAATCCAGCAAGAAGCCAAATCGATCCACAGGGTCGGTCGCCCCGCACCTGGTTACTCATACACACAAGACGGCAAGCACGTTAGCGATGAACAGATCAGTGAATGGATTACGGAGTTCTTGGCAGGAGAAGGCGCAGCGTATGGTTATCGTAAGCTTACGGTGCTTCTTCGAAGACGCTACAAGCTGAGGATTAACAAAAAGAAAGTATACCGCCTTTGCAAGCTCATGGATGTACTTCGCCCACAGCGCAAAATCATCCTCAAATACCCCAAGCGACTTGCGAACAATCGCGTAATAACCGCCTCAAATCAGTTGTGGGAAGTCGATATTAAATATGGATGGATTCATGGAGAGCAGCGATTTTTCTTTCTACTTATGAGTATCATAGATGTGTTTGATCGTGCCATTGTCACCTATCATATCGGACTGACCTGTGAGGCCAAGCATCTCGTTCAAATCACGCAAGAAGCGCTTATGAAGCGCCAGCTCTTTGATCAAGCAGATAAACCTGTCATACGTTCCGATAAGGGTCCGCAGTTTATCAGCAACCGGTTTGCAGAGGTCTGTACGGAGTTTGGTATGGTCCACGAGCGTATTCCACCTAAAACGCCGAACAAAAATGCTCACATCGAGTCCTATCATGCCATCATCGAACTAGAATGCTATCGTCGCAATGAATTCGATACCTATCCGCAGGCTTATGAAATGGTTATTCAGTTTATTCAAGATTACAACCAAATTCGTCTACATGGCAGCATCTACGACTTCTCTCCATATGAATATATGAAGGCGGTCAAGGATGGGACAGTAAAACCAAAGCAAGTTAAAGTCTAA